A genomic segment from Actinoplanes sichuanensis encodes:
- a CDS encoding MFS transporter — protein sequence MSTEVQSKKAGLGVLLAACVSALVVNANTSAVTILLPAISADLGVPVDQLQWAVTGYMLVGAAVIVTSGALGDVFGRRRVFIGGLLLFVASCALIALAGSGAGVVAGRMIQGAAGSTILACGMSLLSVGSAGAGQMKAITMWGAASAVGAAAGPLIGGVLVDSTGWQGLFWIDAVIAAICIPIARFTVRESRDEQRSRSIDVLGTVLVAVALAPLVLALSEGGSWGWFSAPTIGCLVLAVVGGFGFVAAEKRAAAPLVDLALLRNRVLVGATIAILLVAGAINALMYLLSLYFQDPATFGMTPLEAGLATLPAAAAMIAITPLITPLAVRIGAGRAVALGFGLAALASAALIRVDAGWTYATFVLPLIVIAVGLGLANGPASSASTSAVPEDQVGQASGISNMARYVGGSLAVAAVATVSTAVTDARTADGVATADALAAGLAGASILMTVMSAAGVALIVLMRRHRAEKPHAVHLAAAAASTSHTIPTRPVPIGGTPT from the coding sequence GTGTCCACAGAAGTGCAGTCGAAGAAGGCCGGACTGGGCGTGCTGCTGGCGGCCTGCGTCTCGGCGCTCGTGGTCAACGCCAACACCTCGGCGGTCACCATCCTGCTCCCGGCGATCAGCGCCGACCTCGGCGTACCGGTCGACCAGCTGCAGTGGGCGGTGACCGGATACATGCTGGTCGGCGCGGCCGTCATCGTGACCTCCGGCGCGCTCGGCGACGTCTTCGGCCGAAGACGGGTGTTCATCGGCGGCCTGCTGCTGTTCGTCGCCTCATGCGCGCTGATCGCCCTGGCCGGCTCCGGCGCCGGGGTGGTCGCCGGCCGGATGATCCAGGGCGCGGCCGGTTCCACCATCCTGGCCTGCGGCATGAGCCTGCTGTCGGTCGGCTCGGCGGGCGCCGGGCAGATGAAGGCGATCACCATGTGGGGTGCCGCGTCCGCGGTCGGCGCCGCCGCCGGGCCACTGATCGGTGGCGTCCTGGTCGACTCCACCGGCTGGCAGGGCCTGTTCTGGATCGACGCCGTCATCGCCGCGATCTGCATCCCGATCGCCCGGTTCACCGTGCGGGAGTCCCGCGACGAGCAGCGCAGCAGGTCGATCGACGTGCTCGGCACCGTCCTGGTCGCGGTCGCGCTGGCCCCGCTCGTGCTGGCGCTCAGCGAGGGCGGCTCGTGGGGCTGGTTCTCCGCACCGACCATCGGCTGCCTGGTGCTGGCGGTCGTCGGCGGGTTCGGGTTCGTGGCCGCCGAGAAACGTGCCGCGGCCCCGCTGGTCGACCTGGCGCTGCTGCGCAACCGGGTGCTGGTCGGCGCGACCATCGCCATCCTGCTGGTGGCCGGGGCCATCAACGCCCTGATGTACCTGCTCAGCCTCTACTTCCAGGATCCGGCCACGTTCGGCATGACCCCCCTCGAGGCGGGTCTGGCCACGCTGCCGGCGGCGGCCGCGATGATCGCGATCACCCCGCTGATCACCCCGCTCGCGGTGAGGATCGGCGCCGGGCGGGCCGTCGCGCTCGGGTTCGGGCTGGCCGCCCTGGCCAGTGCCGCGTTGATCCGGGTCGACGCGGGCTGGACGTACGCCACGTTCGTGCTGCCGCTGATCGTCATCGCGGTCGGGCTCGGGCTCGCCAACGGCCCGGCGTCGTCGGCGTCCACCTCGGCCGTTCCGGAGGACCAGGTCGGGCAGGCGTCCGGCATCTCCAACATGGCCCGGTACGTCGGCGGCTCGCTGGCGGTCGCGGCGGTCGCCACGGTGTCCACCGCGGTCACCGACGCCCGTACCGCCGATGGGGTCGCCACCGCCGACGCGCTGGCCGCCGGCCTGGCCGGCGCGTCGATCCTGATGACTGTCATGTCCGCCGCCGGGGTCGCCCTTATCGTGTTGATGCGCCGGCACCGGGCCGAGAAGCCACACGCCGTGCACCTGGCCGCCGCCGCGGCCTCGACCAGCCACACCATCCCGACCCGGCCCGTCCCCATAGGAGGCACCCCGACATGA
- a CDS encoding S66 peptidase family protein, whose product MRGPRLRPGDRVRVVSPASFPSAEWAEQVMETLAGWGLRPELGEHALDRRGFLAGSDEDRLADVNAALRDPGVRAVVAATGGAGAYRIVDGLDLAAVRADPKPVVGFSDITNLHLALWTATGSAGVHGCVGTGGRTDESCRRLLFETEPITLWAEPSPVTVAGRATGVLVGGNAVAVSNFLGAGLPRLDGVMLCLEGPQNPHFDRMLWGMSRAGLLDGIRGVAIGDLTGLEPSVAEPGPDQVVAVVCERLGGLGVPILGGLPFGHVADQVCLPVGVDATLDAHAGTLTADSAVC is encoded by the coding sequence ATGCGAGGGCCGAGACTACGTCCTGGTGACCGGGTCCGGGTCGTGTCGCCGGCCAGCTTTCCCAGTGCGGAGTGGGCCGAGCAGGTGATGGAGACCCTTGCCGGCTGGGGGCTGCGGCCGGAACTCGGCGAGCATGCCCTGGATCGGCGGGGGTTCCTGGCCGGCTCCGACGAGGACCGGCTCGCCGATGTCAACGCCGCCCTGCGTGATCCGGGGGTGCGGGCGGTCGTCGCGGCTACGGGCGGCGCGGGCGCGTACCGGATCGTGGACGGCCTGGACCTGGCCGCCGTGCGGGCCGACCCGAAGCCCGTGGTGGGTTTCAGTGACATCACGAATCTGCACCTGGCGCTGTGGACGGCGACGGGGTCGGCGGGGGTGCACGGCTGTGTGGGTACCGGCGGTCGCACCGACGAGTCGTGCCGGCGGTTGCTGTTCGAGACCGAGCCGATCACCCTGTGGGCCGAGCCGTCCCCGGTGACCGTCGCGGGCCGGGCCACCGGTGTCCTCGTGGGCGGCAACGCCGTCGCGGTGAGCAACTTCCTCGGCGCCGGCCTGCCGCGCCTCGACGGGGTGATGCTCTGCCTCGAAGGTCCGCAGAACCCGCATTTCGACCGGATGCTCTGGGGCATGTCGCGGGCCGGGCTGCTCGACGGGATCCGCGGCGTCGCGATCGGTGACCTCACCGGGCTCGAACCGAGCGTCGCCGAACCGGGCCCCGACCAGGTCGTAGCCGTCGTCTGTGAACGTCTGGGCGGCTTGGGCGTACCGATTCTCGGCGGGTTGCCCTTCGGACATGTAGCGGACCAGGTGTGCCTTCCGGTAGGCGTCGACGCGACGCTCGACGCGCACGCGGGCACGCTGACCGCCGATTCGGCGGTGTGCTGA
- a CDS encoding LD-carboxypeptidase, translated as MDTVLPNQALRDPTVRGIVLDGDHRLLDGLDLAAVRADPKPIIGTGGTTFVHLELWRECGLVGYHGDGPIRPAPLRLTGTTLVPGRASGVLLGGSLGPLRAMIGAGLPSLDGAILLLTGERTQGLGQVDRQLTHLIRAGVFDGVRGVAVGHFAGFDGLIDRDWELGDVLTDHLSTLGVPVLTNLPIGQGRPPVPIGVAATIDTAESVLTVA; from the coding sequence ATGGATACCGTCCTGCCCAACCAGGCCCTGCGTGACCCGACGGTCCGGGGGATCGTCCTCGACGGCGATCACCGCCTGCTCGACGGCCTCGACCTCGCAGCGGTTCGGGCCGACCCCAAACCGATCATCGGCACCGGCGGGACCACCTTCGTCCACCTGGAACTGTGGCGCGAGTGCGGGTTGGTCGGCTACCACGGCGACGGGCCGATCCGGCCCGCTCCGCTGCGGCTCACCGGTACCACCCTGGTGCCCGGCCGCGCCTCCGGCGTTCTGCTCGGCGGCAGCCTCGGCCCACTGCGGGCGATGATCGGTGCGGGCCTGCCCAGCCTCGACGGCGCGATCCTGCTGCTCACCGGCGAACGTACCCAAGGACTGGGCCAGGTCGACCGCCAGTTGACCCATTTGATCCGTGCGGGCGTCTTCGACGGGGTCCGTGGCGTAGCGGTAGGCCACTTCGCCGGCTTCGACGGCCTCATCGACCGTGACTGGGAACTCGGCGACGTCCTCACCGACCACCTGAGCACTCTCGGCGTACCGGTACTGACCAACCTGCCGATCGGCCAGGGGCGACCACCGGTGCCCATCGGTGTCGCCGCCACGATCGACACGGCCGAATCCGTACTGACCGTCGCCTGA
- a CDS encoding aminopeptidase P family protein, with product MTDLFRHRMDRAVVQAAEAGLTGLLVTPGPDLTYFTGYRPTAITERITMLVLDADHDPHLIVPILERPDAERAAGAGAVTITDWADGTDPFASAARLLDPKGRYAVSDNAWALHLLGLQEALPGSAYTSMTGSLPMLRAVKDDDEVARLAAAGAAADAAYEQIVGVRFAGRTEHEIGTNLAVLLREHGHSQVDFTVVGSGPNGANPHHEMGERVIAEGDMVVLDFGGLKDGYGSDTTRTVHVGEPTVQEREVFEIVREAQQAAFEAVRPGVACEQIDRVARDVITRAGYGEFFIHRTGHGIGLTTHEPPYLVAGERRPLVPGMCFSIEPGIYLPGRFGVRIEDIVTVTADGGRRLNNTSRELRIVA from the coding sequence ATGACGGACCTTTTCCGCCACCGGATGGATCGCGCGGTCGTCCAGGCCGCCGAGGCCGGGCTGACCGGCCTGCTCGTCACCCCCGGCCCCGACCTCACGTATTTCACCGGCTACCGGCCGACCGCGATCACCGAGCGGATCACCATGCTGGTGCTCGACGCCGACCACGACCCGCACCTGATCGTCCCGATCCTGGAACGCCCGGACGCGGAGCGGGCCGCCGGTGCGGGCGCGGTGACGATCACCGACTGGGCCGACGGCACCGACCCGTTCGCGTCCGCCGCCCGCCTGCTGGATCCGAAGGGCCGCTACGCGGTCTCCGACAACGCGTGGGCACTGCACCTGCTCGGCCTGCAGGAGGCGCTGCCCGGCTCGGCGTACACGTCGATGACCGGGTCGCTGCCGATGCTGCGGGCGGTCAAGGACGACGACGAGGTGGCCCGGCTGGCTGCCGCGGGTGCGGCCGCCGACGCGGCCTACGAGCAGATCGTGGGGGTACGGTTCGCCGGCCGCACCGAACACGAGATCGGCACCAACCTGGCCGTCCTGCTGCGCGAGCACGGTCACTCACAGGTCGACTTCACCGTCGTCGGCTCCGGCCCCAACGGCGCCAACCCGCACCACGAGATGGGTGAGCGGGTGATCGCCGAGGGGGACATGGTGGTCCTCGACTTCGGTGGGCTCAAGGACGGCTACGGCTCCGACACCACCCGTACCGTGCACGTGGGCGAGCCGACCGTACAGGAGCGGGAGGTGTTCGAGATCGTCCGGGAGGCGCAGCAGGCGGCTTTCGAGGCGGTCCGGCCCGGGGTGGCGTGCGAACAGATCGACCGGGTGGCCCGGGATGTGATCACCCGGGCCGGGTACGGCGAGTTCTTCATCCACCGCACCGGACACGGGATCGGGCTGACCACGCACGAGCCGCCGTACCTGGTGGCGGGGGAGCGGCGTCCGCTCGTACCGGGCATGTGTTTCTCGATCGAACCGGGCATCTATCTGCCGGGCCGGTTCGGGGTGCGGATCGAGGACATCGTCACGGTGACCGCCGACGGTGGCCGGCGGCTCAACAACACCAGCCGGGAGCTACGGATCGTCGCCTGA
- a CDS encoding endo-1,4-beta-xylanase, with amino-acid sequence MRALPRLALAALTALATVAVVSATADAAAEPTAITVLTSDFEDGTVQGWAGRSAETLATSTTVAHGGAASLLVGGRTATWQGPSLDVLGTFEKGTAYTISVWVRMASASDSARLSVERRTGGVASYDQVVGNTAVTTGAWVNLTGRYTLATDVEFLRVYVETASTTGDLYIDDVTADYVPALPIQTDIPSVKDVVTEFPVGAAITGAETVTQHGQLLTKHFDSVTPGNALKWDATEPTENTFTYAQADPLIAFAKANGLAIRGHTLVWHNQTPSWVFTGADGQPMTATAEDKTLLLARLENHIRNVAAHYGTDIGVWDVVNEVIDESQSDGLRRSSWYNVAGLDYIRTAFRVAREVAPHAKLYINDYNTNVAAKRDFLFGLVQQLKAEGVPIDGVGHQVHININWPTVAETKAMIDKFVPLGIDQQVTEMDVSIYTGSGESFPTPPADRLLKQAYVYRDMFALFRQYPGEITSVTLWGLADDNTWLDTYPVARKDAPLLFDTTLQAKSAYWGVVDPSKIGTSPSASTSVSPSASVSTDPGTGACAVTYRVTGSWPGGFQGDVKVANTGGTALTSWRLAWQFTGGQQISQLWGGTVTQSGAAVTVGNAAWNGGIAAGGSTSFGFLGSWTGGNPVPAAFTLNGTACTVL; translated from the coding sequence ATGCGCGCTCTCCCCCGGCTGGCCTTGGCCGCCCTGACCGCGCTGGCAACCGTCGCCGTGGTCAGCGCGACCGCCGACGCCGCCGCCGAGCCCACCGCCATCACCGTTCTGACCAGTGACTTCGAGGACGGCACCGTCCAGGGCTGGGCCGGCCGGTCCGCCGAGACCCTCGCCACCAGCACCACCGTCGCGCACGGCGGCGCCGCCAGTCTGCTGGTCGGTGGCCGCACCGCCACCTGGCAGGGACCGTCGCTGGACGTGCTCGGCACGTTCGAGAAGGGCACCGCCTACACCATCTCGGTGTGGGTACGGATGGCCTCCGCCTCGGACAGCGCCCGCCTCAGTGTGGAACGCCGCACCGGCGGGGTCGCCTCTTACGACCAGGTGGTCGGCAACACCGCGGTGACCACCGGCGCCTGGGTGAACCTGACCGGCCGGTACACCCTGGCCACCGATGTGGAGTTCCTGCGCGTCTACGTGGAGACCGCGTCGACCACCGGCGACCTCTACATCGACGACGTCACCGCCGATTACGTGCCGGCGCTGCCGATTCAGACCGACATCCCCTCGGTCAAGGACGTGGTCACCGAGTTCCCGGTCGGTGCCGCGATCACCGGCGCGGAGACCGTGACCCAGCACGGACAGCTGCTCACCAAGCACTTCGACTCGGTGACCCCGGGCAATGCGCTGAAGTGGGACGCCACCGAGCCGACCGAGAACACCTTCACGTACGCCCAGGCCGATCCGTTGATCGCGTTCGCGAAGGCGAACGGTCTCGCCATCCGCGGGCACACGCTGGTGTGGCACAACCAGACGCCCTCGTGGGTGTTCACCGGTGCCGACGGCCAGCCGATGACGGCGACCGCCGAGGACAAGACGCTGCTGCTGGCCCGTCTGGAGAACCACATCCGCAACGTGGCCGCCCACTACGGCACCGACATCGGTGTGTGGGACGTGGTCAACGAGGTGATCGACGAGAGCCAGTCGGACGGCCTGCGCCGCAGCAGCTGGTACAACGTGGCCGGTCTGGACTACATCCGGACCGCGTTCCGGGTGGCCCGTGAGGTGGCCCCGCACGCCAAGCTGTACATCAACGACTACAACACGAACGTGGCGGCCAAGCGGGACTTCCTGTTCGGCCTGGTGCAGCAGCTGAAGGCGGAGGGCGTGCCGATCGACGGGGTCGGTCACCAGGTGCACATCAACATCAACTGGCCGACCGTCGCCGAGACCAAGGCGATGATCGACAAGTTCGTGCCGCTCGGCATCGACCAGCAGGTCACCGAGATGGACGTCAGCATCTACACCGGCAGCGGCGAGAGCTTCCCGACGCCGCCGGCGGACCGACTGCTCAAGCAGGCGTACGTCTACCGCGACATGTTCGCGCTGTTCCGTCAGTACCCCGGCGAGATCACCTCGGTCACGCTGTGGGGCCTGGCTGACGACAACACCTGGCTGGACACCTACCCGGTGGCCCGCAAGGACGCCCCGCTGCTGTTCGACACCACGCTGCAGGCCAAGTCGGCGTACTGGGGCGTGGTCGACCCGTCGAAGATCGGAACAAGCCCGAGCGCGAGTACGAGCGTGTCGCCGAGCGCCAGTGTGAGCACCGACCCGGGCACCGGGGCGTGCGCGGTCACCTACCGGGTCACCGGCAGCTGGCCGGGTGGTTTCCAGGGTGACGTGAAGGTCGCCAACACCGGCGGCACCGCGCTCACCTCGTGGAGGCTGGCCTGGCAGTTCACCGGCGGACAGCAGATCAGCCAGCTGTGGGGCGGCACCGTCACACAGTCGGGTGCCGCGGTGACGGTCGGCAACGCCGCCTGGAACGGCGGCATCGCCGCCGGTGGTTCCACCTCGTTCGGTTTCCTCGGTAGCTGGACCGGTGGCAACCCGGTCCCGGCCGCGTTCACTCTGAACGGAACCGCCTGCACGGTCCTCTGA
- a CDS encoding threonine aldolase family protein, protein MSMEPMDLRSDTLSRPDPAMLHAMANADHGDDRYGESTATTELEEHCAALFGKESGLFMPSATMSNQVALKVLATRGGDVLCEAGHHLDEFAAAAAADLAGVTVNAVTSADGFLRPEAAALPTTGLVWVENTITARGGRIHPLPLLTALKEWTGRRGIPVYLDGARIMHAVAATGVAPAAWGATSDAMALCFAKGLGAPFGSVLLGTADFIRVARRYRRWYGGALHRSGPAAAAALWALRHNSTRLAEDHANAALFAAMLAESPHVEVTRPDTNIVHVDVSRLHLSPAEFVVRAAEAGVRVLAGRRGEIRAVFGGGTSRRQAIRAAERLIAVAGRIGPARTLTLGGVPWWDRIGPSYPVTVSAQAQSRTWR, encoded by the coding sequence ATGTCCATGGAGCCGATGGATCTGCGCAGTGACACCCTGAGCCGGCCCGACCCCGCGATGCTGCACGCCATGGCGAACGCCGATCACGGCGACGACCGATACGGCGAGAGCACCGCGACCACCGAACTCGAGGAACACTGCGCGGCCCTGTTCGGCAAGGAATCCGGACTGTTCATGCCCTCCGCGACGATGAGCAACCAGGTCGCCCTCAAGGTTCTCGCCACCCGCGGCGGTGATGTGCTGTGCGAGGCGGGCCACCACCTCGACGAGTTCGCGGCGGCCGCGGCGGCCGACCTCGCCGGGGTCACCGTCAACGCCGTGACCAGCGCGGACGGCTTCCTCCGGCCGGAGGCCGCGGCCCTCCCGACGACGGGTCTGGTCTGGGTCGAGAACACCATCACCGCCCGGGGCGGCCGGATCCACCCGCTGCCGCTGCTCACCGCGCTGAAGGAGTGGACCGGCCGGCGCGGCATCCCGGTCTATCTGGACGGGGCCCGGATCATGCACGCCGTCGCGGCCACCGGCGTCGCCCCCGCCGCGTGGGGCGCCACCAGCGACGCGATGGCCCTCTGCTTCGCCAAGGGACTGGGCGCGCCGTTCGGATCGGTGCTCCTCGGCACGGCGGACTTCATCCGGGTGGCCCGCCGCTACCGCCGGTGGTACGGCGGCGCGCTGCACCGGTCCGGACCGGCCGCCGCGGCCGCGCTGTGGGCGCTGCGGCACAACAGCACCCGGCTCGCCGAGGACCACGCCAACGCGGCGCTGTTCGCCGCCATGCTCGCCGAGTCGCCGCACGTCGAGGTCACCCGCCCGGACACCAACATCGTGCACGTCGATGTGAGCCGTCTGCACCTGTCGCCGGCCGAGTTCGTGGTCCGGGCGGCTGAAGCCGGGGTCCGGGTGCTCGCCGGGCGGCGCGGCGAGATCCGTGCCGTCTTCGGTGGCGGCACCTCCCGGCGGCAGGCCATCCGTGCGGCCGAGCGGCTGATCGCCGTGGCCGGGCGGATCGGGCCCGCCCGAACCCTGACGCTGGGCGGGGTGCCCTGGTGGGACCGGATCGGCCCGTCCTACCCGGTGACGGTGTCCGCCCAGGCGCAGAGCCGCACCTGGCGCTGA